The Maridesulfovibrio sp. genomic sequence GACATACTGGGAAATCCAGGTATTAAGTTCGCGTTCAAGATCACCACGCTCCTTCCATGTGCCGATATTTTCACGCTGAATAACTTTGATGTAATGGGCCAGACGGTCCATAATCATCATGTAAGGCAACTGGGTGGAAAGCTTATAGTTAAGCTCCGCTTCCTTACCTTCCTTGCTGGTACCGAAAAACTTCGGTTTCTGGCAGGAGTTGGCAGAGAAAAAAGCGGCATTGTCACTGCCCTTACGCATGGTCAGGCCGATGAAACCTTCTTCGGCAAGTTCAAATTCCCTGCGTTCGGAAAGAAGCACCTGCGTCGGGATCTTGGTCTGCACCGCGCCCATGGCCTCGTACTGGTAAAGGGGCAGGTCTTCCACCGCCCCGCCGCCCTGCGGACCGATGATGTTGGCGCACCAGCGGTATTTGGCGAATGAGTCGGTCAGCTTGGAGGCAAATGCGAATGCGGTATTGCCCCAGCAGAAATCATCATCACCGTCGGAAACGGATTCATGGTAATTGAAACTTTTGGCCGGAAGGGTTTCCGGGCCGTAAGGAAGACGCAGCAGGAACTTGGGCAGGGTCAGTCCCACATTGCGGGCATCATCCGATTCACGGAAGGCATTCCACTTGGCGTACTGCGGCATTTCAAAGATGGATTTGAGATCCTTGAGGTTGGGCAGCTCGCTCCACTTTTCAATGCCGAAAAAATCAGGTCCTGCGGCAGCAATGAACGGAGCATGGGACATAGCCGAAACCGACGCGGTATATTGCAGCAGTTTCATGTCCTGCGGTCCGGGTCCGAAATCATAATTGCCGATAATGGCCCCGAAAGGCTGGCCGCCGAACTGTCCGTATTCTGCAGTATAAGCCTGCTTGTATAGACCGGATTTGGTTATTTCCGGGGCATCGTCAAAATCATCCAGCAGATCTTCCTTGGAGACATTCATCATCTGGATACGTACGTTTTCGCGAAAATTGGTACGATCAATCAAAAATTTGAGCGACCGCCAAGAGGATTCCATTTTCTGGAAATCCTTGTTGTGGATAATGCTGTCCATCTGAGCGGACAGCTTTTCATCAATCTGGGCCAGCATATCATCCACGAGATTGCCGGAAACCTTGGCTCCTTCGCGTTCCGGCTTAACCATTTCCTCAAGGAAAGCCTGCAATCCCGCCTTGGTTACGGAATACGCTTCATCTTCAGGTTTGAGTTTGGTGGCCTCTACAATATCATCAAGAAGTGAACCTTCTGCTGTTGACTCAGCAGCCTGCTGTTGTTCAAGTTTTTCGTCTGCCATGGGTATTCCCCCTACTCGATTCCAAGTTCTTTGAGCAGTTTTTCGCGCGCACCGTCATCCTTGACCAGCTCCTGCACCCTTTTTCTGAATTCAGGCACGTTGGAGAGCGGACTCTTCAGGGCTTTCAGTGCTTCACGCAGTTCCATGAGTTTCTGCAGTTCCGGCACCTGCTTAATAATCCGGTCCGGATCGAAATCCTTTAGGCTTTCAAACTTGAGCTTAACCGCCATCTGCGCGTCCGGATCGCCGCTGAGCTTATCTTCAACGCCCATATTCAGTTCAAGATCCTGTGCTTTGAGCACTTCGTTGAAATTATCCTTGTCGATGTTCACCGGGTCACGGTCTTCGACCATGCGATCATCATCCTTCTGGGTAAAATCGCCGACCACCAGCAGTTTGAGAGGTAATTCAACCTCTTCCTTGGCATCTCCGGTATCAGGCTTGTAAACAATGTTAACCCGCTCCTTGGGAGCGACAGAACCTTCTTTAGCCATATTCAAGACCTCCGCTGAAAAGTTTCTGGGATCAGTCCAAACCGTCAGTTAAATCCGTTAATCTTCAGCCCCTCAACAGGACTGAGCCTGATGATGCGCTGTAAAATTTCAACACTCTTTGCTTCCGAATCAGCCCCCCCCTCAGCAATTACAGCCCCGTAAGCTGCCTGCAGGCCGGATAAAGCCAGCTCCGGCTCCCACTGCTCAAGATTGCAGCTCTCGATCTGCTCCAGAAGCGCGGCAGCATGAACATGGGCCACCCCGGCCTGACCTTCCGCAGTAAGCAGACCGGTCAATCCGGTCCGCAACCGGAAAGCAGAGCGCAGGGAGGGAGATGTATTAAGCGTATCACAAATTATCGCCACTGCCTCCAATATTTTTTTATTTGCAGCCAATTGTTCGGCTTTAACCATTATTTCAGCCACTTCGTCACTCCCGCTGCCGGAGTAAACACCCCCATCCGAGACTTTGCCTAGAGACTGCAGCCACGATCTGGTCCTGGGATCGGCAAAAGGAGTGCCTTCGGCAAAACTCAATCCGGACATACCGGGCAGACGCTGTACATAAAATTGTGTTTCCAGCTCAAGGGCAGCCAATGCATCAGCATAACCATCGCCCATTCCCTTGAGAGCCTCTGCGGACATGCGGCTCAGATCAAGCCAGAAAAGATACTCCCCGATGCGAGATTCCGCCTCAAGCAAGGCACCGGAAAAATCCCCGGACGCAAGCCGGCTGGCAATGGAATCCTTGATCGAACCTTCAGGGTCGGGGATCATGGTCCGCCCGTTTTCTGCCGGAGGCAGGGAAACTACTGGCATCCACGCACCCATGCGCCGCAACCTGTACCCTATGGCATCAGTAAGATCAGCGGAAAGAAGGTATTCGGAAACAGGGACAAAAGATGAGAGTGCGGCCTTGATTCCGGCGGCACATTCTTCGGGGGAATTAATATCACCCACGCTGACCTCAGCCTTAGGAAGCGGGGCAGCCGATACAGGGGGCGAAGATTCGGCAGCAGCGGAAATGCCGCTTTCATCCGACACAGAGGTCTGCTCCGGTTCCGGGGGGGCTTCTACCGGCAACCGTTGAACATATCCCGACAAATCCCTTAAAATCGGCGCATCATCTGATTTTTCGGCCAGAGCAGCGTCCAGAGCGTCAACACGTTTTGCCAGCAGCTCTGCCACTTCTTTGCGAAGCTCATCACCGCCATAATCTTTAAGAAATTTCTCGCCGTTTTCGCCCCACCAACTGATAGCACCGAACCTGCCGCGCATCCGCTTCTTGGCCGGATAAAGCGTGTCCCAGAAATTCGTAACCAGATCGAGCAGAATCTGCGCACCGGCCAAAAGTCCTTCCACACCTTTAAGGTGCAGCAGCCCCACCCCCAGATAGGACGCCACCTTTAAATCCTTGGATTTGTCTTTAAGTATGGAGGAACTGAGTTTGACAACTTTTTTCCAATCCACGCCCCCGCCAGCTGTTGCACTGGCAAGTTTATCTATCTCCTGCTGCAACAGGTCGTATTCCGGCTCATAGCGGGCATCATCACCTGCCGGTTTTGCATCACTGACCGG encodes the following:
- the tssC gene encoding type VI secretion system contractile sheath large subunit; this encodes MADEKLEQQQAAESTAEGSLLDDIVEATKLKPEDEAYSVTKAGLQAFLEEMVKPEREGAKVSGNLVDDMLAQIDEKLSAQMDSIIHNKDFQKMESSWRSLKFLIDRTNFRENVRIQMMNVSKEDLLDDFDDAPEITKSGLYKQAYTAEYGQFGGQPFGAIIGNYDFGPGPQDMKLLQYTASVSAMSHAPFIAAAGPDFFGIEKWSELPNLKDLKSIFEMPQYAKWNAFRESDDARNVGLTLPKFLLRLPYGPETLPAKSFNYHESVSDGDDDFCWGNTAFAFASKLTDSFAKYRWCANIIGPQGGGAVEDLPLYQYEAMGAVQTKIPTQVLLSERREFELAEEGFIGLTMRKGSDNAAFFSANSCQKPKFFGTSKEGKEAELNYKLSTQLPYMMIMDRLAHYIKVIQRENIGTWKERGDLERELNTWISQYVTEMDNPAPSVRSRRPLRMAKIEVSDVEGDPGWYQVSLKARPHFKYMGAAFTLSLVGKLEKE
- the tssB gene encoding type VI secretion system contractile sheath small subunit produces the protein MAKEGSVAPKERVNIVYKPDTGDAKEEVELPLKLLVVGDFTQKDDDRMVEDRDPVNIDKDNFNEVLKAQDLELNMGVEDKLSGDPDAQMAVKLKFESLKDFDPDRIIKQVPELQKLMELREALKALKSPLSNVPEFRKRVQELVKDDGAREKLLKELGIE
- the tssA gene encoding type VI secretion system protein TssA, yielding MELLDLGRKPVSDAKPAGDDARYEPEYDLLQQEIDKLASATAGGGVDWKKVVKLSSSILKDKSKDLKVASYLGVGLLHLKGVEGLLAGAQILLDLVTNFWDTLYPAKKRMRGRFGAISWWGENGEKFLKDYGGDELRKEVAELLAKRVDALDAALAEKSDDAPILRDLSGYVQRLPVEAPPEPEQTSVSDESGISAAAESSPPVSAAPLPKAEVSVGDINSPEECAAGIKAALSSFVPVSEYLLSADLTDAIGYRLRRMGAWMPVVSLPPAENGRTMIPDPEGSIKDSIASRLASGDFSGALLEAESRIGEYLFWLDLSRMSAEALKGMGDGYADALAALELETQFYVQRLPGMSGLSFAEGTPFADPRTRSWLQSLGKVSDGGVYSGSGSDEVAEIMVKAEQLAANKKILEAVAIICDTLNTSPSLRSAFRLRTGLTGLLTAEGQAGVAHVHAAALLEQIESCNLEQWEPELALSGLQAAYGAVIAEGGADSEAKSVEILQRIIRLSPVEGLKINGFN